The sequence TACTTCTGAGCATGGCTTGCCACTTGCGTCGGGCTTTTTGACTTCACACATTCCCTCGATATGTTCTTCCAATCTCCTCTCCCGAACTTCTCTAGTCCTTCTAGAAAGGACCTGAAAATAATCACATGAATCAAACCAAAAGTCCGTAACCAATATCACATTAAAACGAACTAACAAttatatctatctatctatacgTTCATcacccttaccaaaaaaaaaaccctaaagcaTCAACCGTTACCCTGCCATAGCAAGTTCTAAAACTGCATACTTTTCCTAGTCAAAAGTACtaattaaaaccctaattctgTAATCCCTATAGTGAGATATAGTATTTTTGACTAACCTCTGTTCCTCTTCTGTCCAAGGATTTCCCTTCGCTTTCTCCTTGACCTGGTTATTGGACTGCGTCACCTCCTTCAGTGACTTGTAATCGTCCTCTCGGTACCTAGGCAAATCAAAGTTACTCGACTGGATGAGCGCAACATCGTCGACCAACGCCTGGTAGTAGTAATACACCTCATTGACCGGTTTGTTCACAGAACCGGCGATGTTCTGATAAAAAAACGGCGAGCTTTCGTCCCGGTATTGGTTCAGAGCTTTCTCAAAACGCTTGTCGTCATACCTCGACCAACTCGGACTCGAAGTCATAGTAAGTAtccaagaaaagagagagagagagatagaaatcTAGAGAGATCGCTAAAGATCAGGAATCTTATAGAAGCAACAAATATAAATCTTTCTCAAGGCGATTTTATTAAGGGTTTCTCGTTTCCTATCAGATTTATAGTgagaaaacaatacaaaaattgCAACATTATCCCTCATCTTCGCTTTATTTAATAAAAGTAACacgatttatttttgtttcgttCTTAACCCCGCATATTATTTATCTGACTGATCAATACTCTCTttctttgaatttctttttgaaGCGTGTTGATGCCGATGCGTGTGTTCATcacacaaagaacaaaaaagttgCATTAACTTTCATTACAAGAAAGAGTTCAATttataaacttcttataaaTTTTGATCTTATCTCATCATCATTATCGATCACCCTATACGCTTGATCATCATCAAgtcaaaacacatatactccTATACACTTGATGTCATCATTAATCATATCCTATGCACTTGTACATCTTCAAGTGAAACTCATATCCCCCCCCCTAGCTATACCGAAACTACGTACCAAacctatctatatatatactgatgaaaacaagaaaagttcctttaaattttttcttctttcttttatccaTTGCTTCTTTCATTCTTCACACATCTAAGGTCCAAGACAAGAGCCTCGGGACGGCggatgatcatcatcattgcGGAGGGTTATGCTTTCCAAAATCTGGCTTGCCTGTGATAGAATCCAAAATTATGTCATGGATAGTCGAGCGTTTCTTCTTACTCCCCAATTGCTGCCTTTTGTAATACTTCTGAGCATGGGTTGCCCACTTGCATTTGGTTCCTTGTCTTGACAAATTCTCTTGATATCATCTTCCATTCTCCTTTCCCATACTTGTTCAATCCAGCCAGAAATAATCTGAAAACAccattaaccaatcaaaaaggCCCACATATAATCAAGAATAAATAAAACgtaggtgaaaattacaaacttattAGCCCTcaatttagaaaaaagaaacacgGTTTCGTATCTAAAACCGCAAACTTGACTCATGAGCTCCCTTCTTGTTTGCTTTTAGACGCAATTAGGGTAAAACTTGGAGAGTAATTAAGGAGATTcaagttgtttttgtttcctacTGTATTTAACTTTATAAAAGCTCCATTTTTCAATTTATGTTGTCTCGTtactcaattttatttaaattaaaatacttatgtttttttctgtcaactattattttaatggttaaagaaaataaaatagctgaccacaaaagtaaataaaatatggtTTACAATACATAGATGCAAATCCCAAATTCCTAAGGGATTCACCTCACacttcaataataataataataataaataaagcaAGGGCCTTcagtatattaatttgttttcacaaagcatttttatttttagttgttaATTAATACGGTCACAAAGATAATTATTTCGAGTTGGAGGGCTTAGCATGGTGAACGAGCAATTGGCTCTTGTTGTGGCTGCCACTGTGGATGAATTACCTCTTGTCGGTCGTCTGTCGAGTCCACATTGTTGTCCACCAGAGTTATGTTGTTGTGTCTCCGTCGTTTCCTCACATCATTCACAATTTTGGTGTTCCTTAGATCAGGTATGTCGTTGGCTCCTGGCGAATCTATCACATTTTTCTCAGAGTTTTGCCAGTTGAAATACTTACGTGCATACATTGCAACTTGCATCGGGTTCTTGGTATCCAGTAAGATAGCAATTTTACACCAGTCTTTCCCATACCGCTTTAAACCGATCAGAAACCATCTGCACTACAATTTTCACCATTTTGTATTCGTGAGAATTAAATATGAGATCAGCCCATTTTTAATCATGATTCACAATGCAAAATTAGTTAAATGATCAAAATTGACTCAAAtgtgaataataaaataaactaatgtCTAGACAGAGAAGGCGTACGTCTAGCTAGATCCACATGATATTTTCGCCAATCTATCAATATCACTTGATCAACATGTATGTATGTAAATGTAAATTCAACTAGATAACAAAAAATCTGAACTCATCAATCATTCTTATATATGTACTTACTCGTGTGTTTCTTTGCTCCATTTAGTTCTCTCTGCCTCGTAGGAACTCTGAGCCTCATTTAATTCATTAGGAAAAGCTATTCCTCGTAAAAGATCATTGACCATTTCCTCGTAATGCTTCTTAACATCAGGCACCGGTTTTTGCAAACACTCGGCAATTTTCTCGAATCGAGTAGGCAAAAAGGCAGAGAACACCTCCAGTGCATTCTTGAACTTCTCGTTCTCCTCTCTCGTCCATGAATTTTCAGCCATGAATCCCAAAATAAATTAGAGAATGAGgaagttgaccaaaaaaaaaaaatgtttatgaatttgGAGAActatatgtaatatatagatAACTCTTGTAAGGGATATATATAGCAGCTTATAAATTAACTCAAGTAACAAAAAGATAAGTATATGACTTGTCTTCTCTCTAACTGAGGTgtcttaagtttttcttcctatttttcttatattaaaagGTAACTTTCTGATTTTGCTATGTTGCACACTATGGTTTTACTGTTCATTCATTTATTTACTtaggatatatttttttattaaaagttatgtattttattaCTTATCAAGAATGAAAAATTTACTGTACATATATATGTGGTTTTGACACatgctaaaaaaataaatttaaatatataaatatgtcatatttataatacaaaagttctagaaagtgaaaaaaatataacccaaaaacaaataaatactcaaatttttaattttgtaaattaagaaCAGTACTTTCCTTGATaacaactttttgtttcttttgtatatagTAGATTTTTTCCAAATCCATAGAAATACTAAAATTTCAGTAACTATAAGAGTCAAATCGGGATAATCCTAAACTCTCAACCTCGATAATGGTGCTAGAATTATAAGTAATCTCGTTTTATGAAACCTTGTGACATAGAATCAACGATCATATGATGGATTTTTCCCTTTCATCTCGGAAGCATGGAGCTAACTCCTTGTGGAGTGTTTGATGTCTCTTCACATAAATTAGGGGCAACAGACCAACAGTAATCAATCATGCTCTTTTCACCAAGTTGGGAATAAATTGTCCAGCCACTAGTCCCTGGTTACTTCTGGTCATTGACTCATTGTGCCACTCAAATGAATAACACGATCCGACGATCGTATTTGTTGATTGCAGTCGTTAAACAAACAAGTTGTGAATATTATCGACAAGTTGTGaaaaaacaatatcataaaCAACAATTAAGCTAAGCCATTACCGGGAAAGtggcaaaacaaacaaataaaattatgtgctttgaaattttttttaaaataaaatattgtgtagactaaaacaaattacataatCTTTGAGTTAGTGTCTTTCTAGGCTATGCTtacttgatttatttatttcaaattaaaactaGCAAGGTTGaccaaaaacaatatttagtGTCCCCAAATCTTGTAGTAATAATTACACCAAAAGGCAAAAAGCATCACTNttttttttttttttttttttcagtctgataaaattattttgcaAATCTCTCACACATTATAAAACCACTGCtttcaaaacatatatagtcCGATACATATTGATCCGACCCGAATCCTAAATGGAGGCCCAATACCGCAACTGCGGCGGAGACACCTCCTTCTCTAGCCTCCGTGTCTACCTCAACTCACTCTCCGACACTCCCTCCCGCTTCTCCCGCCGCGCAGTCTCCGTTTCCACTTCCTACGACGAGATGAGCCGCGTACGCGCCGTA comes from Camelina sativa cultivar DH55 chromosome 19, Cs, whole genome shotgun sequence and encodes:
- the LOC104767424 gene encoding transcription factor DIVARICATA-like, which codes for MAENSWTREENEKFKNALEVFSAFLPTRFEKIAECLQKPVPDVKKHYEEMVNDLLRGIAFPNELNEAQSSYEAERTKWSKETHEWFLIGLKRYGKDWCKIAILLDTKNPMQVAMYARKYFNWQNSEKNVIDSPGANDIPDLRNTKIVNDVRKRRRHNNITLVDNNVDSTDDRQEIISGWIEQVWERRMEDDIKRICQDKEPNASGQPMLRSITKGSNWGASQILESITLRNDDDHPPSRGSCLGP